acatttaaaatctACTGACCCATGAATTTACAATCAATGTATAAAACTCACGTCAAAGTTTACCAAATATATTTGAGTAACAGTAACAGTTGACCAAGATTGAGATCCTGTTTAATATTGGACTAAACTGCACTGATATTATTACCCTGACCTTCAGCACAGTATTGGGCTTTACTTATGTACAGGAATCCACCAAGGAACAATTCAGAACTGTGTGAAACTAAAAATGTGTGTTTCTAGAGGATCTATGACGGAGTCCCAGAGCCTTAACCACTGAAGCCATTAGAAACAACTGATCTCGTGTGATTTTACTGAAGATTGATGTgctcaatgttttactatagacCCAACATTCCCTCTCTGAGTTTTATATCTGAATCAATCCGAGGATGCTCCAGAATGGTTTTGATCTGATGTCTGAGGAGCTTGAGCAGGTAATAATAATCTGTTCACTTCTTTAAATATGGCCTAACTCTGGactgattgtatttattgatgaatGGCATGCCTCGTGTTTGTTTGAATGTGGAATCATGGTACTTCGCCAAACGGCCTTCATGTTTACAGCTTGTGTTCAGTGCTCGATGTGATGAATGGTGGTTTTCTCCTTTGCTGCAGTGACACTACAATGAACTAAAGGCACTTTATTTATCAGATATAATTCCTGATCATATTATTGCTTGGTTATCTTAAATATACAGTTTCTAATACAAGTACTGCTTCATTTCTTTGACTTTCTAGTAGACGTTGAGAATATATGCCAGCAGCACCGGTTACTACCTTCTAGTCGGCAGTGTCACTTGCAGTGATGTGTGTTTCTGACTGTATGATTATTAATGGTTGGGTGGTTGACAGAGAAGGACAAAATAAAGAAGTAGTTGTTTTATTTTCGTGGTACTTTTTTTATCATACTGTGACAACCTTATACATGCATGATTACAAAACAATGTGaatacttaaaaaacaaaaaaacataatccaCAGTGCCAAAGAAAACCTAGACTGTGACTTTAGATAGTTCTGGCAACTGTAAACTGCCTACTCACACTTAAacctaatattaataatatatatataatttaatattggcATCTTCTGTCATAAAGCTTTTGTGACTGATTTACAAAAGCAATGTGCCCTACAACAGCCCTTCATTGCCATATAATCACTGTAACACAAGgtttagattttaattaaattgtcaAATGACTTATTATACAGTTATGAACTTCACATTGTCTTGAAATGGAGAATCTATAAACTAGAAAACCTGTGCATTTCTACTGAGCAtattattttgcactttaatataattaatgagGCAGAAATGgcctattctctctctctctctctattttttaaaatctcaaacaactgaaaatgtgtaAACTAAAGGTATTCTTTCTCATTTTAAGAGCCATTTCAAAAGTGATTAGGAATCCAAACAGCAGTATTATCAAAGTCAGGTAGTGTTTCTCTGTAGTGTTTCCTCCTGCTGCACCAGTCTGTGGTTGTTCTTCACTGTAGAGATGAACCTGACGGCCGAATGTGAGATTCCCAGCAAGCTGAGCCCAACGCTCTCGCTAGAATGTACAGAGCAAGCGAGAAAACCACGTGTAGCTGCTCTAAAAATAAACGCTCACACGCCAGGAAAACCATATTCATGGGCCTTCCAGCGGGAATGCTAGTAGATCCcaacagaatgacagtgattTAGCATTTTCATATTAGTtaataaatcaaaaacacaatgtTAGTGGTTTgtgatcattattattttttctgtaagGGAAAAGCACCGAAggtaaaagctaaataaataggGATATGCATAAGACCAAGATGCTATCAGTGGTAATAAAAACTACAAatctatttgtgaccctggaccacaaaacctggagcacggttatatttgtagcaatagccaaaaatatattgcgtggatcaaaattatagatttttcttttgtaccaaaaatcataaggatattatgtaatgatcatgtttcatgaagatattttgtacatttactaccataaatagagaaaaaatatatttgctaagaacttcatttggccAAATTTATAATTAGAAATAGTTGCATTTCAGCTCTAACAATTCATACATCAATggcaagcttatttattcagatgatggTCAAAACAATTGACCCTTATgattgtggtccagggtcatatttaTCAGTTATGTCCCTGATATCACACACGCATCACGAAGACGTCTACTTGATGTCTGCAAGACGTATTAtttggtgtttgttcatctgcAATATGTCTATAGGACATTTCCTTgtagatgtcaaatagatgtttATTAGAAGTCTTTGTTTGTAATTTAGAATGAATGTAAACTGACATCTTACAGACGTCTGTacacagatgctttccagatcaagtgATCTCTAACAGACGTCATGCAGATGTACGTGTGCTATCCTTTAACAGTGGTCTGCAATTGCAGATAGTACAtagcagatgagcaaacactaaaAATACATCTTGCAGACGTCTCTGTGATGTATGTGTGCTGTCAGGGAAAGGCACGTGTGGCGCTCGTCAGTCCCTCAGCCTCTATTTGCCATTGCTAAGACTGGAATGATCTACTTTCTGGTTATCCATGATTTGAATGGTTTTCTGGGCATTGTCCATGTTCCTGATGAGGGTTTCGAGGCGCCTCTTGATCTTCTTCTGGTCCTCCAGGGCGCAGCTGATCACGACGCTCTGAAACTTCTGATCCAGAGGCACAGGAGGCGCGTCGGTCACACACGCCGCGTGGAGGGCCTGCAGACGCTTTCTGGCCCCCTCCATGTCCTCCAGCACCTTCCCAGTGATCTCATCGATGATGGCCGTGGCTTTCTTCAAGGCCTCTTCCTGCTGCTCGTTTCGGATCGTGTCCACAGAAATGCTCACCGTTAATGTCCTGCCCAGGAGTCTAGAGGCGGTCAGAGAGAGCTCTTCCCTTTCCCCTGAAATAAAAGTTGAAATGAAGTTTATATGTTATCCATTAGAGGCCACGAGTGTTGGTCATGCAGCACGGAGGGCGTACCGTCACAAACGCTCCTCAGTTCCTGACTGTTTCGTATGGACTGGATCATCTCGATTAAACACTCTCTCTCCTGCTCCATAGCACTGGCTTCCTCACGAAGAGCCTCCACCCTGAGAGAGACTTACTGAGATCATTTCATACCAGATACAACCctgaaaactgtcaaaaacaccCAGCAACAACTGTTTTAGCTGTAATTTGCTATTACAGCTGTCCTAAAAACGAGTAAAAATCCACCTTCACAATATAATCTTATATATGCTAGTGTCACGTTTTATTGCGTGTTGTTAACCATTATACTTACATTTTAGTTTGGacttaaaaatttaaaatctgCTTAAactatacacgcacacacacacaaacacatatatatatatatatatatatatatatgtttgtacatGAAAACTTCCATTTACAGTATTCtaaaaactatattatattaatcCACACACTACTTGTATTCTGTTAGTGCGATGGAAAATGCATTCACTTTGCATGAGTCGAGTCAAGACTTAATGGGTCTTCCTGGATTTAGTCTGTACCGATCAGACAATCAATATCTTACCTCGTCTCAATCTGATCCAGACTCTCCAGTAATCGTCCGGACCGGTCCGCCATCGAAAGCGTTCGGCTGAATTTGCCTTTAGATGCATCGTTCATTTTAGCGTTAATTTTCGCTTGAGCCATATCTGCTGCTAGTCGTGTTAATTAATGATTTGAAGGGTGCAGTGACCTATGTACTATAGGATAAACCGGAGCAGACCACATGAGCAATATAGCGATGTCCGGTCCTCCAATGAATCGTCCACTCTTTGAATGATTCAGTCGAATCGATTCGCACAGCGTTTGCAAATCTCCGAACTGTAAAGTGAGTGACACGTTGAGCTATAAACATTCAACACAACCATTTTCAACCATGATACATTTATCTGGCAGAAAACATAGCCAGCTGTAGTGCTGTAGAAAGTGACAGCGTCAAAATGGTAGTAGTATAGCCGAATCcttaacttttaattttaaagtgatGTGAGATATTTTAAAAGTGATGATGTTATAAAGTAGAATAtgacaatttaattatttatttaatttcaaactaaatatttatacTGCAACTTTGCATGGCCCACGTGGACAACTTTGTGTGATGACTGAAAAATTCACTGAATAGAACCTGTTCGTTTAAATGAATCGTCCAAAAGAACCGATTCGCTTAAATGAATCGGACTTCGCGGCGCTTATCGACCACGTTCTAGCGGTTTCCAGCGGTCTTCAATAACATCTCCAAACATGGGCTGGAACCTCCCTTGGTAATACACTCCTTCAGACAAGAGTGGAGGAGTTCACCTCGGAGATTTCAGAGGAGGGTGGGATTCATTTCTAGGGTCAAGGACCAAGATGACATCACCGAAAAGACAAAAACCAGAACACAATGAGATTTCTCAGTCAGGAACACGCAAGATATGCTTTAGTTACTTTCCTTTATTTAAACTTAAGAAAACctcagaaagaaaagaaacacgTTTAATCACTCCAGTGCATGAACAACATGATAAGAACACACAAATTGTGTCTTCACTTTTGAGAACTCCTCTTTTCGCTTCTTTTCAAGGCTTCTTCCAACTCTTTTTTAAACAAACCCCATTTCTTTAAAAgtaaaggtaatttttttttctatatatatatatgtgtgtgtgtgtgtgtgtgtgtgtgttgcagtgacAGCATTCAACATCTGTGCGGTTAcacccaaaacataaaaaaaagttgaaacaatgcaccatatacagtacagacccaAAGTTTGGACactccttctcattcaaagagttttctttattttcatgactatgaaaattgtagatttgtagacacactgaaggcatcaaaactatgaattaacacatgtggaattatatacataacaaaaaagtgtgaaacaactgaaaatgtaatattctaggttcttcaaagtagccaccttttgctttgattactgctttgcacactcttggctttctcttgatgagcttcaagaggtagtcacctgaaatggtcttccaacatggtcttgaaggagttccccgagagatgcttagcacttgttggcccttttgccttctgtctgcggtccagctcacccctaaaccatctcgattgggttcaggtccggtgactgtggtcatctggtgcagcaccccatcactctccttcttgctcaaatagcccttgatgccttcactGTGACTCTacagttttcatagtcatgaaaataaagaaaactctttgaatgagaaggtgtgtccaaacttttggtctgtactgtatgtgctcAAGAACCATGCCTAAGACCCCATCTATTACAATTAATATCACACTGAGCCTAAGCTTCATAAAATGAAACATACCTACAATGATAATACTTGTCGTGTACAGCTGGCAAAATAATCATCTGATTCATTAATGAATAGCATTCTCTTAATGAGCTCTAAgataatgtaaaaatacaatacagaCCCCTTAACTGTTCAGAAATAAGAGAAATATAAGATCTTTGTagcaatattacaaaaatatgtcAAGAATTATAAACGTATTACCAATATCCAGCTCTTTTGATTTACTGGCCTCCTCTGCACTCAAAGCCAAAGCCAGTTTTATGTCCTGATCAAATTTATCTAaggagaaatataaatataaatagcagACACGGCAGTGTTACAAATCCATGCACTAAGTTGATTTgctaatatttatttgaaccgTCACAGTACTAAATTGAAACATAATATTGCAAATCTAAACTGACATGTTACTGAAATACCACTtctagacaaaataaataaaaaaaaaacattggaaaacctACCATCACCATCTTGTGAAATGGTCACCTCTTTTTTAACATCAAGACTCCTTGAGGTAATGGCCTTCTTTACATCTTGAAACTTtgccactgaaaaaaaagtaattaattatgtacagtagtcaacatttgacgTGGATCAAAAAAACTTCATCAAatttgtcctaagacaagaacgcaatttggttttaggttttaggacaacactgatgaaaggttttgatccacttcaaatgttgactagtgcATATAGTTTTATCATTCCCATACTTCCTTTTATGTTATTCAAATCGTCCATTACTTGTCCAGACTGGTAGTGTACACGTTAGTTTATTGCTGGAATTTGAAGGGATAATTGATCCCTTCTGGAGCCATCATTAAGGGGGGAAACAAGCTTTATATCCCTCCAGACACAGAATAAAAACCTCACCATTACTCTGAGGGAAGATCTCGTTGGCATTTATTGTGCTGGTGGAGGCGGCAGGTTTCTCGTCTGCGCCGCTGCCTCGGGAAGAAGCACAAGGCTCTGACTGGCAGTGATGCTTGTGGTAATGTGAATGGACACTGGGTATATCTTTATGGCTGTGTGAGCAAACAGTGCACAGAACATTGAAACTCTTCTCGTTGCCCTTTCCACCTTGGATTTCTCAGAGCCCATGCAAGGACAAAGTTGCACAAGGCTTGTACTCCCAATGGTGTTTTCTGTGGATGTTTGGGAAATATTTGGAGGCGCTTCCAAGCAGCAGTAATCTTGGATCTGCAGACTGTTGTAGTGCTCTTGAAAGTCTTCCTCGGTGTCGTACAGCATGCTATCGCACAGCCCGCAGAAGTAGCGAAGGACTATGTCGCCGGCGTGCTCATTGGTTCAATGTCGTCGCAGGGTGGAGTCCTTGAAAAACCTCCGTGGACAGTGGCCACAGGCAAACATCTGGAAACTGTGGCTGCTCAAATCACCACAGAGTTTCCGCACCACCGCCTCAGAGTCGAAGAGGTCTTCACACATCCGATAAAGCCAAGACTCTGCTTTTGGAGGCGATATGCAAGAGGAAACTGCTTCAGTTTTGGTGCTGGTGGATGGTTTGGGGGACATACTAGATGAGACGCAGTCGTCTGCTGTGTCTTCTCTTCCCTGGTAGTAGTTGTGCCCTCTGTGGCTTACACCAATGTGGGCCATAATTACTTCTATCCTAGGCATTTCCACCTTGCACTTTCTGCAGCGGAAGAGGAGAGTTGGACAAATGAGCACCACCGTGGAACCGGCTCATGAGCAAGCGTGCTATAGTCGACTCGCCCATGATCGTGCCACAGACTGCACATTTGTGAAAGATCTGATTGGCGGCTTGGAGGTGTTTTCTTGCTTGATCCTCCTCTGTGAAGCGTAGGCCGCATTCACAGAACCAGGCGAGCTGTGAACATTTTCTTGGTTCAGCTTGGGGATCTAAGCTGGCCAGTCTTTGTCGTTTACCTGAAGGCCCGTCTGTATCGCTCCCACATGCCGTGGCCTTCTGGGCGAGTTGGATTTCACACTAGTTGCTGTAGTACAGAAGGGCCCTGTCCATGCTGAGGACCCTCTTCACCTCATCTTTCACAAGCTCTTTGTGCTCCTCCATCTGACTCAAGCTAAAAAAAGGTTTTGGGCATGAGGAGCGCTGACCCATGACCACCATCGACCTCATGATGTCAGCCTCACTTTGATCGGCATTGACAATAGTGCAGCCATTACTGCAGAGCATACTGGGAAACAGTAAAACAGAACAGAATAGTTAGTGCATGATAAAGACAAATGGACCCCATGTATCCAACCATGAGTTTTTATGTGATGAGAAAGCGTGTATAAACCACGACAGAAATACATTTATCGAAAATGTTCttcaatgcaaacaaacaaaaaaaaattaattggataACTGGACGAACCATTAAAATTATATCATTGCACACCATCTTagacattgttttaataattctgAGTTACTTAAGTCAAAGTATGTCATCAAAAAAATTTTGTATACTTTGCATATTAAGATGGAGTTCCCAAACATTATTCCCCTCCAAATGAAAGATGTCATGACAGTTTACTCCGTTTCTTCTGCATGCTCTGAGGCgcaaataaattattatgtatcaAAAAATGGCACAAATGTTTAACCATTTTTATTGTTCCTTTGTGCCAAGTTTACAGTTTTGTTCTTGAACACATGGTTTCTCAGCAGCGGAAGTCATCATagtttacaatattacatttaccGTCCCTCCCATAGACGCTGCATTAGAAACACTGTCACATTAGCATTAACAAGTTTGTTTGAATTTTGATGCAAAGGTAATAAAATACAAAGTATAGTGctataaatgtacatacatattaaaaaattctaaatattacaaaatttgCACAATGTGCACAGTATGCATACTGACAAAATGGCAAGAGTATGATCAGTGTCACCATCTTGTGGAATAACtgatttgtgcaaaaaaaaaaaaaaaaacacacacatgtatatatatatataaattgtatgcaATGTGTAACCCAAATGTACAAAATAAGACCATGCATTTTGTGTCACTTTCACTGTGTAAAAAGACCCTTgtgtaaaaatctaaatatattttgagCTTTAAAGAAAGTGGGTCACCCCCATATGGTGGCTGCCATGTTGACATCACATGACCTCACACATACTACACAGCAGTCGTCAATGACCCTCACtaacaatattgtaataatataatctgTTAAGCCAGGGTTGTCCTTTATTTGTTGTAcaagaaaacacatacaataatcAAGGCAGGCATTATATATTCAATAAAACAAGAGCTTTAATGTTAATATGGTTACAAATTGGATACAGATATACGTTTCATTAATCCTGGAAACAAACCCCTTAACAGTCTGATGAATGTGCAGTTTGGATTTGTTGAAGACAACACACCCCAGAGAGTGATGGACTGAGTGAAGTGGTTTTTTTGGCAGACATGTGCTCAAGGCATTCATCCTTGATGCTGAAGAGGAGGTAACACCTACAGATTACATCAAACACAAGAGACAAAGCCACTTCTTCTTTTCATATCATTTCCATAAGACAATGAAGTAAACACTTAAGAGTGGTCATAAGATCTTTCTGCTCCTAAAGGAACAGCTCACCCAAAACTGaaactcatcctcaggccatccaagcaTCCAGCAGATGTGGATAACTTTAGTAATTCACCactccagtcaatcaattaatgtcttgtgaagtcaaaagctgtatgtttttaagaaacaaaacctTATTAAAGTGCTTAAACttcaatatcaaaatatcagTCTGTCCAGGGAAAAAGTCCATCCCTAGTTGTtgtctcacatcaaaatccagccatATATTTGTTAAGGGCCATGCAAGGTGCTCAGGCACCTAACATATCTATGATGTTTCTTCTGGTCTGGAAGTCTATGACAGCCCATAGATCCCTTTGTCTGAAGGTTTTGAATTTGGATCAAATTTGGAGCATCCAGCCCAAACTATTTAGCACCACCAACAGGTCAAATTTGCACTAATATTTCTGCTAATAACATTTGAACCTAAAGTTTTagaagtaaaataatgtttgcctCAGCTCATGCAGagttaaatgcatgcaaaaaaaagtacatttgcaTGGGTCAAGTTTTTCcgcagtttagattttttttaaatttactttttcaACTCGTCCAGACCGTTTCccagattttcaccaaaattggctcagatcatcttcagacaaaGTTggcaaaaaaagaataataatttgactaagtTTGTACAAAAATGAACAGAAGGCTATATTTCCGCGATGCTTTATCAGATTCTGACCatacttggtgtgtgttataagtaTAACCTGAGGGCACATGTTTACAAGCCGAAACAGTTGGTGCTGTGGATTTTGATgcgagaggacaacaggggatgaacTTTTCCActagaggaagtgttattatggatatTGGATggattttggccagaagcaacagaTACAAATTAATATACAtgaatgctggatttgtttctcacaaaacAAATTTCTCACAAAACTCAGCTTTTGGCTTCTCAAGAtcttaactgatggactggagtgtcatgtttttatcagctattcggcacccattcactactgAGACAGTGATAGCATACTACGTTTCTACAAATCTGCTTCAATGAAGTAACACATTTTTAGTGAATGTTAATTTTTGAGTGAATGGTTCCTTTAATCTTCAGTGATGGTATATGCaactatgcatttatatatatatatatatatatatatatatatatatatatatatatagatacattttCAATTCTATAAGTTCTgaaaaaaagtcaaactttaaAGCTTTGCACTTTTCAAGCCTTTCCAGTTTATCCACAGCTACTTGCCGTGCCAGTAGGTCCAGTGTGGACACAGCATGAGCCCTCTGCTGGTCAACCTGCTCCTCCATCTGAGCGTGGCATTTAAAGCAcaacaagaacaaaacatttacaaaaaaaaaaaaaaaaaaaaactgttgcagcttataaatgtaaatagtatataatgaatagttcacccaaaaatgatatatacgattctaaatatatatttgaagatTGTCAAAGCTTCCTTTTTCTCCATACAATGaagacaatataatttttttttgtctgaaaagCCCCTACATTAGTCACATTGTGTTTCTATGGGAAGGTGTGGGAGAGTGAGAACTGGTTTGTTTTCAGACTCCTCTTTCTAACCTGAGGCTTCCCATTTGTCCTTCTCATATGCCTCCCAATAAACACTACAGTATTATGAAAGGTGTCTATATGAGCCATGCACTAGAAGTTATATTATACTTCACTATTAAACAAGACAAGATTGACATGACTGATGCCAAATATCATGACATTCGGTCTTCCATGGATTGTGACCAACTGTGATGCAAACAGAAAAATAAGAGCACAATTTACATGGCATTCAtgcatttagtagatgcttttatcaaaagaGACTTGCAATGCATTTAGGATTTTGTTTGTTCGCTACAGtttaagctaaaaaaaatcaCTGCAATACAACCCAAAAAAGAGTTAGTTAAATATTAGCCAGTTCCTCATATAAAGCTACCATACGGCTTCAGAAAACATGGAATACAGCACATGTTTGGAGTTTGTCTGTGTATGTCAAGATGGAAAacagcagcttggacattctgtcaaacatcatcttgtgtgtttcacAAAACAAAGGTTACAGGTTGGGAACAAAATGATGGTGAATAAACTAAGAGAGAACGACCTACACCTCTACTCTATAAAGTGTTAAAGTGTGGCAGACATGCCTCCTTCATCCTCATCCTCTCTGTCACTCAGCAGATCAATGCAGTTCAGCACCGGTTTGCGAGGACCCTCCTAAAACAGGGTTATCCTATGAGTTAATCACTTTTGCTGCATTACTCAGACTCAATCCAAGTGTGAAGACCTAGATCCACAGTCCTAATCACTCAAATTAGAAATCAAGGCAGGGAGGTTTTTGACACTTACAGACACAaactcctcctcatcctcctcagtgACTGTAGAGGAAGACATCACATCTGACCTGTGTGGTGCTGCACATTCATCACTGCCAATTAAAGCACAGCAGTATGAAGTGAAGTATTGCATGCAAAAACTCTTACTAACTAATTGCACAGGCTTTAACATTTTATCtatgatttaaatgttattttacttCATTAAAGGATTTCAGAGTCAATCAAAGAAGGTAATCAATCCTAGAAACAGCTTGCATGAATGTCAATAACTCGTCAACAGTGAAAGGAGAGAAAGTCACTCCAAACGAACTGTCTCGAAACCGATCTGTCACGACAGAGCTGGCAAACAATTCACCATCTAGACAAAATTGCCAAATCCAATGCTAATTCGAGAAAGAGTAAACAAACCATTACCAAAACTGAGCACGTAGGAAGCGAGCATCAAATCTAACATCACAGTAAGGGAGCTAGTCAACATAAAAGTCGTCCACCACGTTAtcatttattacttttataattttttaaataataataatgaaactaCTGTTTTTTTCTCTACAAAGTACTAAAATTATCTTGACTTTTAAAATTGgaaaaacaaatgaatgcatACTCATGCTTGACTCATTCATACTGAAGGCTATGCaagcaattttaatttaaaaagatttattattaatagttgaTATAATCTATGGTTATCAATACATCAGGTGTAATTTTACCTTGTTTCCTTCATaactaaaaaatatgattttcctTATAACTTGAATGTTGCCTAataacgtccctaggttacgtatgtaaccctagttcctcgagggaacgagatgctgcgtcaaTCACTTTTGggaaacgc
This window of the Carassius gibelio isolate Cgi1373 ecotype wild population from Czech Republic chromosome B13, carGib1.2-hapl.c, whole genome shotgun sequence genome carries:
- the bag2 gene encoding BAG family molecular chaperone regulator 2, encoding MAQAKINAKMNDASKGKFSRTLSMADRSGRLLESLDQIETRVEALREEASAMEQERECLIEMIQSIRNSQELRSVCDGEREELSLTASRLLGRTLTVSISVDTIRNEQQEEALKKATAIIDEITGKVLEDMEGARKRLQALHAACVTDAPPVPLDQKFQSVVISCALEDQKKIKRRLETLIRNMDNAQKTIQIMDNQKVDHSSLSNGK
- the znf451 gene encoding LOW QUALITY PROTEIN: E3 SUMO-protein ligase ZNF451 (The sequence of the model RefSeq protein was modified relative to this genomic sequence to represent the inferred CDS: inserted 1 base in 1 codon; deleted 1 base in 1 codon; substituted 2 bases at 2 genomic stop codons), giving the protein MSSSTVTEEDEEEFVSEGPRKPVLNCIDLLSDREDEDEGGMSATLEEQVDQQRAHAVSTLDLLARQVAVDKLERLEKCKALNMLCSNGCTIVNADQSEADIMRSMVVMGQRSSCPKPFFSLSQMEEHKELVKDEVKRVLSMDRALLYYSNXCEIQLAQKATACGSDTDGPSGKRQRLASLDPQAEPRKCSQLAWFCECGLRFTEEDQARKHLQAANQIFHKCAVCGTIMGESTIARLLMSRFHGGAHLSNLLFRCRKCKVEMPRIEVIMAHIGVSHRGHNYYQGREDTADDCVSSSMSPKPSTSTKTEAVSSCISPPKAESWLYRMCEDLFDSEAVVRKLCGDLSSHSFQMFACGHCPRRFFKDSTLRRHXTNEHAGDIVLRYFCGLCDSMLYDTEEDFQEHYNSLQIQDYCCLEAPPNISQTSTENTIGSTSLVQLCPCMGSEKSKXGKGNEKSFNVLCTVCSHSHKDIPSVHSHYHKHHCQSEPCASSRGSGADEKPAASTSTINANEIFPQSNGEVFILCLEGYKACFPP